GGTGACAAATGGGGGGTTGGGTCAAAATTGGGGCGAGTTAAAACGGGTCAAAATAGTTATTGGGTCAAGACCCAAGCCATCCAAAATTTGGTTGGGTCAAAATGGGTTGGGTCAAGATGGATCAAAGAACTGGTCTTAACCCAGCCCGCCCAACTTAACCCAACCCAATATCCACGCCTTTAGGTTTCTAATGAAGTTTTAAATGCTTTCAGATTGAGAAAAGGAAAAGTTTCTTATATGATTCTCCATCGGAAAAATTTACCTTATTCCTAGAACGGAATATAGACATTGGTACAACAGGAGGCTCGAGAGACCGCGAGCGTATTCATTAAACAGATCCCTTGTCTAGTTCATATGCAACTATGGACTTTAGCTTCTTTTCCTTGTCCACATTTTACACACCTTGAATAAACAACTGCATGGTAACAACTTGGAACATGTCATAATCTGTAATCAAATCACATATACAAATTGACAGTATAAATTATTTGTGTCTTCAGTccctaaaaataataatttgcgtCTTCAGTATAAATTTAATCAGTTATAGAACATATCACTCATTGTATTTAATCCGTTATTGAAACCAATTTAACTTAGTAGTGTCAAAAGAATTAAAACCAAGCTTGGGAAAAATTGAATTTCAAACGAACAAATCTTTTTCTAATATTCTTTACTTGCTTGGGTTGGGTACATGTTGACCCGGCGGGTTTCACTACTTTGGCCCGTTTTTGATTCTATTGTTTGATGGGTCATTTTGGATTCAACCCTTTGGGTCAACACAATGGGTCATGACCCAACCTGTAGAAACACCGAATGGGTTGGGCGGGTTAGGGTTGATTTTGCCACCCCTAGTCGTAACTGTCTCCTATCTAATTAAGTGAAGCTTCCTAGCTCTCCTTGTTGACTCCCATAAGTTTCTTCGGTTCTCTAATTTACAAGTGATGCTAACCGGTGATTGTGGCGGTGACATGAAGCATGTAGGAACGGTAGACAAAGTACTCTTTACTCTTCCTCCCTTCCAACAAATAACCCTTCCGCCAGCCAGCTGATTTCTTTTCGATTTATTCAATCATCAGATGTCACCTTGTGTGGTCCTTGTTAGATGCACGTAAGGCACACCAAGGTATATATTGGGTAGAGCTCCAAACCGATATCGTCCACTGCACCGCCCACTCTGATGATCTCATACTTTGTGGGGTTAATCTTCAGACGGCATAAGGAACATGTCTCAAGCTTTCCAATAGGTTAATGTCTGCATCACAAATTCTAGTGTCTTGTCTACAAACAAATGGTGTGTCAGTTGGTCCCTCAAGTATCCACCTACTAGTTCGTTGTGCATCATTCTGCTTCCATTATCATTGGAGATCATAGGCCCCTCCATTTCAGTCCTCTCCACTGCCAAAGACACCGCATGGGTTGCCATTCACCGGAACCAAATTCTACCTGACCGTTGATCAACAGAACTTGATACACCAGCAACTTCATTTTGACCCCATTTCTCTACCATCATGCATCTTTTACATATGTCTTCATGCTAGTAGGTATTGCTAATTTCAGTATCTTTTGATGATCACTAGGCCAATCATGGTTGCTAGTGttattatatttattatatttCCTATGGCTTTATTACTTCAACCTATTAATTTCTTATAATTTTTGAATTGATTTTTAGATACTATTATAATAGAAGGACAAGAATCTCTAGCTGGGAGAAGCCTCTAGAGCTGATGACAGAAATGGAGGTGAGGTCACTTGTCATCTAGCCTTTAGTTTTTTGCTTTTTGCAGATAATTATGGTTAGTTTTATCCAGTTTCTTGTACATATCGATAAAAAAAGCTGCACCCATTTCTTTTTGTATGGAGCTTCGTAGAACCACTTTTTCTTCCACGAACATCTGTGATTTCTGTTTGAGGTTTGGTTAGAGAGCAGATCTCTTTGATCTTACTATACTATGTAGTCTTCATTTGGGATTGCATTTGCCTTTTATTTCCAACATAGTTCTAAAAGATACTATATTTTCCACTATTGTTCTAAAAAATGTGTTAAAGTATATGCATGGCATGATTATATTTGGGCAGTCTTTCGCGGGCAACTTTTTTTCTTTCTGATTAGTATAATGTTAGTCACTCTATAGTGAGATGGAGAGAGGAGACTTGATGTAAGACTAAGGTTCGCACTTCTCATTCTGGTTTGCAGAAGAATAGTTTGGTTggcccaagggtgtggcctagtggtcaatgaagtggattGAGAACCATGAGATATCAGGTTTATTCTGGCGgagacaaaaacactaggtgatttcttacCATCTGTCCAAgctttggtggacagagttacccaaTATCTGTGCTGGTTGGAGGTAGCAGGTATCCGGTGGAACTAGTCGAGGTGAGCGCAAGCTGGCCTAAacaccacggttatcaaaaaaaaaaaagtttggctGGTTGGGTGATGTTGGGACTTCGATTATTTAAGAGAGGGATAAATATCAAGGGACAAACAAATGAGGTATAAGGAAGTCTTGAGTTTTTTCTGAAGATGGTAACTTTGTATACCCACCTAATGCTGGCAACCCAAAAAGTGATCGGAACAGGCCTTACGTGCCGGTGCATGCGTCAGACGCGCCACCGGCTTCGGAGTTCTAGGGAGCGTGTGAGGGCGCGGGGATGGGGTTTTGCCGAAATTGCTTTCTGGGGTTTGGTCGCTGGAGCTTTCTGAATCTCATGGTATTAATTATCAGGAGCCATTTGGCCATGAGAACTATTCActtttctggaatttttttttccactttatttgaaaatcaacgtttggccgtgaaaattccaaatacaacttggaaAACACCTAAAAACCTGTCTTCACTTTTTTCCTTCTCACTTTTTGAttcttatttctttctttcaaatttaatccTAAATTTTTGATTTTATAAAAATGATCCCGTTGCAATTTGATCATGTGTGCCACCGGTTTGGGTTTTGGGTCGGGTAGGGTCGAATCTTTTCAATTGAGTCTTTATCTATTAGATAAATTAACAGAAAGAGTAATAAATATAGGCTGAAATGACTAGAACACCCCTAAACTTGGCACGAATTGCAATTTCAGTCCCTGAACTATTGTCACACTTAAAAACACCCCTGATCTTGGCTAACTGAATGTTAATTCAtcccagtggcggagccaggattttcgccTAGGGGGTTTAAatatataaagaagtaaatacacgaaaaagccaagggggttcaacatctactatatatacataaaaaaataattttaaccttgtaaatacagtgtaatttttcggcCGAGGGGGTTTGGAACCCCCTAGAGACTACTTAGCTTTGCCACTGATTCACCCCCCGCGTTGCCACATGGCACAGCAAGTGTGCACAAACTCTTTGAGGCGCATGGGAGGCTCcacatcagtttttttttttttaacaaaaagaaaatcaattttggaaaattcattaaaaagtatatttttttaaaatcagaaaaaactaatttaaaaaataaataaatctggactggattttttattaaaaaatctgaaactttttaaatcttgaaaactgctttttttttttttttttagtgaaaccgttattttaaaaaaaaaatctggaaaattgttttttttttttttaatttaaaaacctGGGATTTTTTAAAATCTGGAAAACGAAATAAACCCATTTTTCTAAAAAGGAAcctggaaaattgaatttttgaTTAAAATCCTAGACTTTTTTAAAATCTGGAATACTGATTTTTTTTAAGAATAAAGTGGAAAACTGATAATTTTTTCTAGCTTTAAAAAATAATCTAATTTTCCgggattatttttttaaaaaaaaaatgggttttccacattttaaaaaaaattagtttttccATATTTGTATAAAACTCCAGTTTTAATCCGCTGTTTTCCAGttcttttttaaagaaatgtCTTAAAAGAATCATGAAAATCTGGATTTTTGAggacacttttaaaaaaaatatcaagttttcattttttttttaaatccatttttcacagatattttaattaaaactctagtttttcagttttttttttttaaaaaaaaatcaaattttccagatttaaaataaatattccattgttccagattttttattaaaaaaaatcagttttaccatttttttaataaaaaagaatcagttttacatttaaaaaaaacaatttatCTATGTGGAGGACACATTGGAGAAAATGCCAAGTGGACGGCGAGTGCATTCCACTTGCCGTGGCATGTCTACGCAGGGGTGAATTAAAATCCATTTAGTCAAGAACAGGGGTGTTTTTAAGTGTGGCAATAGTTCAGGGACTGAAGTTGCAATTCGTgccaagtttaggggtgttttagTCACTTCAGCCAAAAATATATTAATCATGACATTTGAATTAGTGAAGCAATTTTTTTGTAATTAAGAAAAATATATGGGATCCAATTTATGACTTTATGTGATTATCCATTATGAGATATTACTCTTTTAGAGCTATTTGGTTGTATGTTTCAGGTAAACTAATCAAGTTGGATGGTTTTGCTAGTTTTTAGAAATTGGGGGGGTATAAATCGTATTTCTTATTTTTTTGGGAAAGTACATCCagacaaccaaatattctttgcaaaaagtataaccaaacacaactccatcttcaactccaacttcaaaaattccaaataaagtgaaaaatatttagtttctatggccaaacgcctacttagttttCGGAAAACACTGGTAGAAAGTGGCATTGACGCGGACAGCCACTTAGGTCACTGGAAAATTGCACAGTGAGATGAAAATTTTCTTTCCTGAAAGAAGCTAGTATTTTGCACTATATTTTTTCACCAAGGAGCTGATACCATGTGAGAAAGCACGGGAAAATATCATTACGATGTGTTTCTACGTTATTACACTGAGTCCCATTTATAGTTATATTCTACACGGTAAATAATACTCCcaccgtcccaaaaagattgtctccctttccttattagtttgtcccaaaaagattggcaCATTTCTAtgtttagaaacaatttaactttatgagatgatttacaaccacacaagttttgaaccacacatttcaaaagtcttcctttatttcttaaactttgtgccaagtcaaactaagacaatctttttgggacggagggagtaatccTTTGCCATGTGGGACATTGTATACATTAATATTCTAAAATTTCCATCCAGGATTGTACTACTGGAAGTTAGTAATTTCTACTCAGAGATACTGTTTATGTTTAGTTTTTTAACTTGATTTGTTTTCATGCTGTTTTCATTGGGGACAGAGGGCAGATGCATCAACTGACTGGAGAGAATTTACAAGTCCTGAGGGAAGAAAGTGTGTAACTTATATATTTTCATGTCCTCTTTTCAATTGTTCTTTTACAGTAGGTTTTTTGTGTGTTATTAATGCATAATACTCATTGCTTTTATTATTTTCTACAGGTATTACTACAACAAGGTTACTAGAAAGTCAAAATGGAAAATGCCTGATGAAGTCAAGGTGATGTTAGATTTTAAATCCGATATGGGATTCCTTGCTTTAAAGTTTAAATAGCATGATAAGAAGGGACAATATTCTGTTTTCTTGGATACTCTATTTCTCATAAAATCTAATTATTTATACATTCACAGTTGGCTCGTGAGAGTATGAAAGTGGAGGTAGTCAAGGGATTGGGAAAAGAAAAGGACACTATTTCACACGCCTCTGATTTTGGATCCATTTCTGGTGTTAAAACATCATCCCCGGGTGCAGATGGTTCATTAGTCTTGGCACAAAGAGCTATGTCAAGCTCAGTAGCTGTGGCACCAGTTGCTAACTTACTAACTATTGTGGCTTCAGAATCATCAAATTTACCTGGTAAGGTTTCTTCTCCGACGATTGACGCAGTCGAAATGCAGAATTCTTCAGAACCTGCTTCGCCAGCTGTTGCTAATTCAGAGAAAATTGGAATAGCAATAACCTTGGGAAATTCTGTCGCAACGCCAGTGTATGCTTTCAGATTTATATGTTTTAAATTGTATGCTTTCAGATTTATATGTTTTAAATTTTCCTATGGCTTGTGTTGCTATCACATTTGGAATTCAATTTTTGTTGCAGTTCTGAGACTACTTCAGCTCAGGATGCAGTAGTGTATGGCGGTGGAGTTTCTCCGGACAATACGGAGGTACTTTGCCTTTTTGAAATGCGATTAGTTAATTACTAGTGTTTAAAACACCAAGAAAGCTTTTATTAGCTGTTGTGCTGGATGTTAATCCAACAATTCTGTAGTGCAGTTGTTAGTCAACCGCTAACAGGTGAAGATTATGCTTCGATGACGTTTTCTCTTTTCTACTTTGTGGTTGATGTTGTGCCTGAAATGCAGGAAGTTAAGAAAGATGCTGCACTATCTGAAATAGGAAATGCTACTCTTTCAGAAGAGAAAACAGTCGAGCTGGGACCATTAATTTATGAGAGCAAAGCGGTATATTTGATTATTGCTTTTTGTCCCTTTTGGATGTTCTCAAAATTTCTCTTACAGTCTTACTCCTATTTTAAGTATCTGATTTTATTGCCTCGGTTTATTGCTTATTTTGCTTGTTATGATATCCTTTTGCACATTGTTTTCAACTCTTGGCTGCTAAATTTAGGAGGCAAAGAGTGCATTCAAGACTCTTCTGGAATCTGCAAATATTGGGTCTGACTGCACGTGGGATCAGGTTTATTACTTGCTTGATTTTTCATACTGAATAATTGAGGAAGATTATTTGACATGAATTGTATTTGTCAGGCCATGAGAGCAATAATCAATGACCCAAGATATGGTGCTCTAAAATCCCTTGGTGAGCGGAAGCAAGCTTTTAATGAGGTATCTGTCGGAGTTGTAGTTGATGGAAAACTTTCACTTTTCAGTTTGCTATTTTGGCTACATAACAAATATCTGGAATGGGTTAATTGCTGCTTCAATGTTTCAGCATACTGTATTCCAAACAGAATAAGGTCTATAGCTATTATATAAATTCTGTGTTCTATTCCAGTATCTGAGCCAAAAGAAAAAACTGGAAGCTGAAGAGAGACGTGTTAAACAGAAAAAAGCTCGTGAAGATTTCAGGATAATGTTAGAAGTAAGTGAAATTTTCTTTTGTGAGTGTCTTCCATTTGGTCTATCTTAATGTGTAAGAGACTTTAGTATTTTTCACTCGTCAAAAGAAAAGTTGATATTTTTCACAACAATCTCTGTTATTTCCAATCTTACAGGATTGCAAGGAGCTGTCGCCATCCTCAAGATGGAGGTTTGTCTTTCATGTGTAATGATGCTAATTTGTCTGCTGCTTGTTTTCTGATCTTGGTCACTGTTTGTATAATTTTTTGTACCTTGAAGTTGCTCCATTATTTGTGTAAGTTCCATTTGATCCACTATCTGCTATTGATTATTCAGTAAGGCAATCTCCATATTCGAACATGATGAACGTTTTAAAGCTGTTGAGCGAGCTAAAGACCGTGAGGACCTTTTTGAAGATTATGTGGAGGAACTTGAGAAAAAGGTGAAGCCCCTTTCAGTGAACTTTCTCGTATGCTTGTATATGTTGGACTCGCACATTGGTTAAGTGTGCGGGCTGTAGTTTCCTTATATGGTCTTTGGATAGCCTTTCGCTTTCAGTTTGAGATAGATGCAATGTCCATCTTCTTAAACATGGCATTAGAGGCAGATCTATCCTGATGTTAGACTATTAGATATTGTTATCTGACTCTCCAGACGTCCAGTCTTGGTATGCGATTAATGTATTAGAATCCCACATCGGTAAGGTGTATGAGCTGTAGTTTCCTCATATGATCTTGGACAATCTTCACCACCTGACCTAGCTTTCAAAGTTGAGTTAGGCCCATGGtccacttcattaacaatattcaTTCTATTCCCTCTGCAGGATGTGTTTTtgtttgttcctttttttttgtttaaagagGAGAAAGAAGTGCTGTAATCAAGTTAAAATCTAGTGTTCTTTGAATATATTTCATTTAAATGAGTTCACCATTGAATTCCCGTTTAAACAGACTTTATTGGTATTTCTACACACAGTTTGTTGTCTTCACTCTTTCGTCTTTCATGTATTGCATGTGTTTTTATTTGAAACCTGAAACTATGATGTTTCTTCCTCTCCTCCCTCCGCCCCAAAAATAGAACAAGATTTTTTGTACATTCATGCAAGTGTAGTTAAAGTCTCTTTGTAGATATGGTCTGCTTTAAAGAGAGATTTTATCTTATTACTTTGTACTGGATTTTTATTAGGAGCGTGCAAGGGCATTGGAGGAGCAGAAGCGCAATAGAGTGGAGTATTTAGAATTCTTAAAATCCTGTGACTTTATTAAGGTATTTGTTCCAGTGGAATTAACATCAGTTCCTATATTATACTTTTTCTATTTCCAGGAGATAGAACTTTCATTGTTGCTGACTTCTTTTGTTCAGGCCAGTAGCCAGTGGCGGAAAGTTCAGGACCGCTTAGAAGCTGATGAAAGATGCTCTCGCCTTGAGAAAATTGATCGCTTGGAGATTTTCCAGGTAGTTCTCATTTTTCTAATACATAAATAACTTTATTTCAAACATCTCATTTATACGCCCCATCTTTGAAGTGATGTTGCAACCTTTTCTGTGTTAGGAATATTTACGTGATTTAGAGAGGGAAGAGGAGGAGCAAAGGAAACTGCGGATGGTATATTGTTAATTAGACTCGGGTTGCAATTAAATTTATCTTTGTAGACTTTGTTTTATCGCTTTCTCACTGGACATACACCATGGATTCAAATAGGAAGAATTGAGGAAAGCAGAACGTAAAAATCGTGATGAGTTCCGAAAACTGATGGAAGAGCATGTTGCTGCGGGAATACTTAATGCAAAAACTCACTGGCGTGATTATTGCATCAAAGTTAGTTATTCTTTCTTATTCTCAGTGAGAGTGATGACCTTCATGAATTTCCTTTTTGGTCTTTTTGAATTTTGCATCCAAAAATTTCCTTCTTTATTTTGTGCTTGCAGATCAAAGATTTAGCTGCATATCTGGCTGTCTCATCAAATGCTTCAGGGTCAACAGCAAAAGACTTATTTGCAGACGTTTTTGATGAGCTGGAGAAACAGGTGAAATAGGTTGCTAATAGGAGTATTGAATTGTGTAAATTACATTATAATACTGAGCCTTTTGAGTGTATAGCATTTCTGCCAATGTAGTACGAATTGCATGGCTGGCACAATATGAGTACTATAACCACTCTGCCTGTATGAAAAACTGTAGAATATACACTACAATCCTTTTTCATGTAGGACACTGTATATAGTCCTATTCTAACATTCCTCCTCAAGGTGGTGCATATACGTCATAGGTACCGAGCTTGTTACAGGTGTAACTAAGACGAGGACCAGTGAGGGACTTAGTGAAAATATCTGCAAGCTGATCATTTGACTTAACAATTTTGTAACAATACCTTGGTGAAAATATCTGAAAGCTGATCACTTGACTTCACAATTTTGTAACAAGACCTTCTGAGAGTATCTTTTGTCTTTTGTCTGATAAAATGACACTCGATGTTGCTTAGTCCTCTCATGTACGGATTTTGATTCAATACGAGGGCCGCTTGACTTGATTATCACACACAAGTTCCTCTAACTGATTTTTCCAAATTTTAATTTTCTAAGCAATTGTTTGATCCAAACTAGCTCACAAGTTGCTACAACCATTGCTCGATATTCTGCTTCTACACTAGATCGTGCAACCACattatgtttcttacttttccaaGACACCAAGTTACCTCCTACTGAAACACAATATCCAAATATAGAATGTCTACCAGAAGGTGATCCTGCCCAATCAGCGTCTGTATATCCAATGGTTTGCTCATGGCCTCGATCTTCGACAGATGCTGATTGTCGATCTTCAATCAGCTTCTGTACATTTTGTTATTTCGCAACGCAAGTATGTCTTAGACATTCTTGAGGAGGCAGGAATGTCAAGGAGTGTACGGACAAAATGTCTGATGAATAATTCCTTGGTGAGGCATAAATTGCTGAAACTGGAAGGGGAGCCCTGGCGTAattggtaaagttgctgccatgtgaccaagaggtcacgggttcgagccgtggaaacagcctcttgcagaaatgcaaggtaaggctgcgtacaatagacctttgtggtccggcccttccccggaccccgcgcatagcgggagcttagtgcaccgggctgccctttttatcACTAATAAGCGTACGAATAAAGACAATTGATTTTGTATTTCAGCACAAAAACTCTGGAATATAGAAAACAACTCAGAACGATCTTTCATTAAGAAAATCCAAGTACATcttgaatatcatcaatgaaactaACAAAATAACAAAATTCGAAGGTTGAACCGTCTCTTCTAGGACTCCTAATATTAGAATGGACTGAGGAACAAAATAGACTCTCCACGATTCTCAACACTACGTGGAGAGGTAGTGCGAGTGTGTTTCCCAAGTTGACTGTTAGCAGTCCTTGGTGGTCTTCCAATAGTTTACAGTAGTAATTATTTACAGCAGTAGTAATTTACAATAGTAGTTATTTGTAGTAATTATTTCTTCGTAGTAGTTATCTGTAGTTTCTTTTATAGTAGTTATCTGCAGTTTCTTATTCTAGTAATGTTAGGGAAACATGTCCTAGTTATTAGGGGTAGTTATCTTATCAGTATTGTATT
The sequence above is a segment of the Lycium barbarum isolate Lr01 chromosome 6, ASM1917538v2, whole genome shotgun sequence genome. Coding sequences within it:
- the LOC132644131 gene encoding pre-mRNA-processing protein 40A-like isoform X15; the encoded protein is MYNIVLHNYIKTPCICSGFPQTHPPTPRGPRVVSEFGHPAMANNSHFTAMQPPIPPLSGPPQGAIPSMSLQQFQPMLPPQQAQPYVSGSSQQFQPLGHANVAMPPQPSQIPQPMQQVAGRPVVGGHSMPQGPPIPHDFQRNPPISNNHMPGFGGPSLPLPSSYNQVNADSSRSQYQTQIHDHRFPSGGQPWMPTSNHNVNSATTIQKTGELAAPLAVLEANQGGDSVETTPSDWIEHTSRNGKKYYYNRRTRISSWEKPLELMTEMERADASTDWREFTSPEGRKYYYNKVTRKSKWKMPDEVKLARESMKVEVVKGLGKEKDTISHASDFGSISGVKTSSPGADGSLVLAQRAMSSSVAVAPVANLLTIVASESSNLPGKVSSPTIDAVEMQNSSEPASPAVANSEKIGIAITLGNSVATPVSETTSAQDAVVYGGGVSPDNTEEVKKDAALSEIGNATLSEEKTVELGPLIYESKAEAKSAFKTLLESANIGSDCTWDQAMRAIINDPRYGALKSLGERKQAFNEYLSQKKKLEAEERRVKQKKAREDFRIMLEDCKELSPSSRWSKAISIFEHDERFKAVERAKDREDLFEDYVEELEKKERARALEEQKRNRVEYLEFLKSCDFIKASSQWRKVQDRLEADERCSRLEKIDRLEIFQEYLRDLEREEEEQRKLRMEELRKAERKNRDEFRKLMEEHVAAGILNAKTHWRDYCIKIKDLAAYLAVSSNASGSTAKDLFADVFDELEKQYLDDKSRIRDAVRMTEIGLTSTWTLEDFKVAIAKYISSPPISDTNLKV
- the LOC132644131 gene encoding pre-mRNA-processing protein 40A-like isoform X8 — protein: MYNIVLHNYIKTPCICSGFPQTHPPTPRGPRVVSEFGHPAMANNSHFTAMQPPIPPLSGPPQGAIPSMSLQQFQPMLPPQQAQPYVSGSSQQFQPLGHANVAMPPQPSQIPQPMQQVAGRPVVGGHSMPQGPPIPHDFQRNPPISNNHMPGFGGPSLPLPSSYNQVNADSSRSQYQTQIHDHRFPSGGQPWMPTSNHNVNSATTIQKTGELAAPLAVLEANQGGDSVETTPSDWIEHTSRNGKKYYYNRRTRISSWEKPLELMTEMERADASTDWREFTSPEGRKYYYNKVTRKSKWKMPDEVKLARESMKVEVVKGLGKEKDTISHASDFGSISGVKTSSPGADGSLVLAQRAMSSSVAVAPVANLLTIVASESSNLPGKVSSPTIDAVEMQNSSEPASPAVANSEKIGIAITLGNSVATPVSETTSAQDAVVYGGGVSPDNTEEVKKDAALSEIGNATLSEEKTVELGPLIYESKAEAKSAFKTLLESANIGSDCTWDQAMRAIINDPRYGALKSLGERKQAFNEYLSQKKKLEAEERRVKQKKAREDFRIMLEDCKELSPSSRWSKAISIFEHDERFKAVERAKDREDLFEDYVEELEKKERARALEEQKRNRVEYLEFLKSCDFIKASSQWRKVQDRLEADERCSRLEKIDRLEIFQEYLRDLEREEEEQRKLRMEELRKAERKNRDEFRKLMEEHVAAGILNAKTHWRDYCIKIKDLAAYLAVSSNASGSTAKDLFADVFDELEKQYLDDKSRIRDAVRMTEIGLTSTWTLEDFKVAIAKYISSPPISDTNLKFVFEELLERAREREEKEAKRHKRLVDEFYELLHASKEITASSKWEDCKSLFGDRIMGDESLLLEIFDKFVNELKEKAKEKEWKRQEDKARKEKERKDREKKKEKHRRDKDRGEKSRKERERTKKDGTDSDKAETYSFEEIKRSGSDRDKKHRKRHTSSFDDDENEKDHSRSSHRHDSDHKKSKQSFDIIDGPARLEFGS